One stretch of Miscanthus floridulus cultivar M001 chromosome 18, ASM1932011v1, whole genome shotgun sequence DNA includes these proteins:
- the LOC136521360 gene encoding uncharacterized protein, with protein MVRWLPPPPPADGELLLGHDAVTLSFFVACVAATVALTSSMCSACGRKPKAATNTDPAASVQPAGTGSVSGGSGSGSQEAGAEVGEEEAVVRLSPELATHGAIDPVALPSSTSKRRLSISVSKKLSMNIPDKLRLSRREHKDHHHKVESEDTLWKKGIILGEKCRIPGEREAEFGDPVDPTDEIAAGSFRRSSYSRPVSRSSSFVMYQQPQPQQQQQHDAPALHASDS; from the coding sequence ATGGTAAggtggctgccgccgccgccgccagcggaCGGCGAGCTACTCTTGGGCCACGACGCCGTCACGTTGTCCTTCTTCGTGGCGTGCGTGGCCGCCACCGTCGCGCTCACGTCGTCCATGTGCTCAGCGTGCGGCCGCAAGCCAAAGGCGGCCACCAATACGGACCCGGCCGCGTCGGTCCAGCCGGCCGGGACGGGCTCCGTctccggcggcagcggcagcggcagccagGAGGCTGGCGccgaggtgggggaggaggaggcggtggtgaGGCTGTCGCCGGAGCTGGCGACGCACGGCGCCATCGACCCGGTGGCGCTGCCGTCGTCGACGTCGAAGCGGCGGCTGTCCATCAGCGTGAGCAAGAAACTGAGCATGAACATCCCGGACAAGCTGCGGCTGAGCCGGCGGGAGCACAAGGACCACCATCACAAGGTGGAGTCGGAGGACACGCTGTGGAAGAAAGGCATCATCCTCGGGGAGAAGTGCAGGATCCCCGGGGAGCGGGAGGCGGAGTTCGGCGACCCCGTCGACCCCACCGACGAGATCGCCGCCGGCAGCTTCCGCAGGTCCAGCTACTCCCGGCCTGTGTCGCGGTCGAGCTCGTTCGTCATGTACCAGCAGCcacagccgcagcagcagcagcagcacgacgCTCCCGCCTTGCACGCCTCGGATTCTTGA